GCGGCCTTGGCGGGAGCGGCCGCGAGGACGGGCGTGGTGAGCAGCCCGAGCACCATCAGCGCGGGCGCGGCGAGGCGGGTGCGGAATGCGTGCGTGTTCATGGTGGGCGGCTCCTCAGGGCGTCTTGGACGTGGCGGCACTCTTCGCGGCGGGCGTCACCGTGAGAATCGTGCGGTTGTCGCGGCGCAGGTACTCGCGCGCCGTCTTCTGGATGAGCTCCGGCGTCACCTTCATCAGCTCGTCCTCCAGCCGGTTGATGCGCGCCGGGTCGTCGAAGAAGAGGGCGAACGAGGCGAGCAGGTCCGCGCGGCCGAAGCCGAGGAACCCCTCCATCTGCCCATACAGGCGGGAGCGCGCCTTCACCCGCGCGCGCGCCAGCGTCTCCGCGTCGATGGGCCGGCTGCGCAGCTGCTCCACCGCTGCGTCGAACTCCTTCAGGAGGGTCTCCAGGGAGGTGTCCGCATCGTGGTAGAGGTACGCCGTCCACTGCATCGGGCCGTTGTAGTTCCAGTGGTTGCCGAGCAGGTTGACGCCGCCCTCCACCCCACCCGTCAGCCCCTTCTGCTGCACCAGCTGCTGGTAGAGCATGCTGTCGTTGCCCTGCAGCAGCACCTCGTCGACCAGCGCCATCGCGTAGTGCTCGGGCGTGCCCACCGGAGGCATGTGGTAGCCGATGGCGAGCGCCGGCCGCTGGGCGAGCGAGTCGTGCTTGTCGTGGCGCTTCTCCTTCTCCTGACGCGGCTCGGAGATGTCCGGCTGCGGCGGCTGCGGTACCGAGGGAATCGAGGAGAAGTACTTCTGCACCCAGCCCTTGGCCTGCTCGGGCTCGAAGTCACCCACCAACACCAGCACGGCGTTGTTGGGGGCGTAGTACGTCTTGAAGAACGCGCTCACGTCCTCGAGCGTGGCCGCCTCCAGGTCCTTCAGGTCGCCGTAGAAGTTGTGCGCGTTGTACCAGTTGGTGTTCGCCACCTGCGGCATGTCCAGCCACGGGAAGCCGCCATAGGGCCGGTTGAGGACGTTGACCTTCACCTCGTTCATCACCACGCCCTGCTGGTTCTTCAGGTTCTCCTGCGTCACCGCGAGGCCGCGCATGCGGTCGGCTTCCGCCCAGAGCATCGGCTCCAGCGCGTTGGCCGGGACGATTTCGAAGTAGTTGGTGAAGTCGAACCGGGTGGAGCCGTTGAGCACGCCGCCGTTCTTCTGGATGAGGCGGATGAACTCCATCTTCCCCAGGTTCTGTGAGCCCTGGAACATCATGTGCTCGAACAGGTGCGCGAAGCCCGTGCGGTCCTTGGGTTCGATGCGGAACCCGATGTTGTAATAGACGGCGATGACCGCCGTGGGCGCCGTGGTGTCCCGCGAGAGCACCACCTTCAAGCCGTTGTCGAGCTTGAAGTAGTCCACCGGGACCTGGAGCTTCTGCGCCGGAGCCGGCTCGGCGGGCTTGTCGGCCGGGGCCTGGGCCGCCGTCGTCGCGGGCGGCTCCGTCGTCTCGGGCTTCGGGGCTTCCTGTGTGGTCGCGCACCCGGTGAACGCGGCCAGTGCTACCGCTCCCAACAAGCTTCTCATCGGACCTCCCCTGGGGCATGGCTGCCCGTCGATGGACGGAGCCAGTACGGCGGTTGAAGTCACTCGATTGCCAGAGTGCGGGGACCCCGGCAACTTCTCTCTCCGGACTAGCGTAGCGTGTCTGGGAATCCGACTGGAGGAGCCCCGTGCTGCGTGACGTCGAGGTGCTGCTGGAGAAGGCCCCTCCCGGCTGCGGCTGCTCCCGTTGATGGAGGGTGCCGATGCGAATGCTGCCCCGACTTGCCTGTCCGTTGCTGACCCTGCTGCTCGCCGCCTGCGCGGGCATCGACGTGAGCACCCAGTACGACTCCAGCGCGGCGCGTGAGTCGGGCGGCTTCCGCACCTACGCCTGGGTGCCTCCTCCACCGGGCCAGGCCCCGCGCGTGTTCAGCGGCGACATGGACATCAGCGTCGAGAAGTCGGTGGACGCGTATCTCCAGGCCCGGGGCTACCAGCAGGTGGAGGCCAGTGCCTCTCCGAGCTTCCTCATCGACTGGGGAGGCGCCGTCTCCTCGAGGACGCGGTTGGTGCCGAGCATCGGCCGGGGCCCCGAGATGACTCCACGGCAGGGGATGAACCCCTATCCCAACGCGACGCCCCCTCCGTCCGGTCGCGAGTATTCGAAGGGCGTGCTGGACCTCGACATCATGGAGGCGAGGACGCAGAAGCTCGTGTGGCGCGGCACCGCCAGGGGAGACCTGCCCCCGGAGCCGCGTGCCGAGGAGGTCCAGGACTGGTTGAATGAGGCAGTCTCCAAGCTCCTCGGAGACTTCCGGGCCAGGGCCGGGAAGCGGTGACGCCGCCGAATCACCGGGCCTTGCGTGCGGTGCCACGCTGTCCCGCCGGGGCGCGGACCTCGACGGGGGGCGGCGTCGAGTCCAGCGCCGCATAGCTGCGCGCCTCCGCGAGCAGCCACTCCCGGAACGCGACGAGCCCCGCGTGGTCGTCCGAGCGCGGTGGGTACACGAGGTGGTACGCCTTGTCGGACTTGAGGCGCTCGCTGAAGAGCGGCACGAGCAGGCCCGCCTTCACCAGCGGGCGCATCAGCGTCGAGCGGCCCAGGGCCACGCCGAGCCCCTCCACCGCGGCACGGAGCATCGTCTCCGAGTCGTCGAAAGTGGCGACGAAGCGCCGGGGCGGCGTGCCGCCGTAGGTCTCGAACCAGCGGCTCCAGTTGCCCGCCGCGCTCAGCAGGGGGAAGCGCTCCAGCGTCCGCAGGGTGGGGCGCCCGAGCCGCTCGAGGAGCGCCGGGCTCGCCGAGGGCATCACCCAGTCGTCGAACAGGTGCACCGTCCGCAGCCCCGGCCACTCCCCGTGTCCGAAGCGCAGGCCCGCGTCGATGCCGAGGTCTCTCTCGAAGTCCACCAGGTCCGCGGTCGACTGCAGGTTGATCTCCAGCCGCGGATGCAGGTCGACGAAGCCTGGCAGGCGCGGCACCAGCCAGCTCGTCGCGAACGAGGGCAGCACCGTGATTGTCAGCACGTCATCGCGGCGGGCGCGGTACGGCCGCATCGCCTGCTCTATCGCCTCCAGGTGCTCGGCGACGCGCTCGAACAGTCGCTGTCCGTCGGCGGTCAGCTCGACGCCGCGCGCCTTGCGCACGAAGAGCCGCTGGCCGAGCTGCTCCTCCAGGCCGCGAATCTGGTGGCTCAACGCGCTGACTGTCAGGTGAAGCGACTGCGCCGCGTGTGAAAGGTTGCCGTGGCGCGCGGCGGCCACGAAGCCCTGCAGGGCATACAGCGAAGGGCGGGACATACCGGTGGGACCCTTGAGGGAAGTTCAACTCAGGCTTGCAAAATCATCGCTTTTTCGCCGGAGAGGATGTCCCTACCTTGAGCTGCGTTCAACAAGACGAGCACATCCCGCCCGTCGCGACGACCGCGAGGAGCAGCATATGAACATCTACAAGGGACTGTTGATGGCGGGGGGCTACCTGACCCGCGTGGACGCCACGGATGACGAAGGGCGGGGGCAGCTCACCGCGGCACCGGATTCCTGCCCGCCTCCTGGCGGTGGTGGCCGGGCGGCCCTTCGGGGTGGCTCCCGCTCCGCGCCGGCCGTGCTCAGCGGGGAGGCTGGCGGCCTGGCTTGCGGATGAAGCTGAGGGAATGCAGCACCTGGACGCCGTCGACGGGCGGAAGACCGCCCGTCGACAGCCCAGCTAGCAGAACTACAGGGCGAGGACGCCGCCGCACGCACGGGGACCGCCACGGACCTTGGTCTGGATCTTCATGATCTTCTCCTGGTGGGTTGCTTCGTTGACTCCAGCGCGTGTCGGGAGCAGCTCCCTTCACGCGTGGAGGGCCACCAGTAGAGGAAGAACACGCGAGGCCGTCAACGGGCTCGTGTGTTTTCTGCGTCAGATGGACAACGGCACGACACGTTGGCGCACGGCGTCACCGGAGGCAGACGGCTTCGACGTTGTTGCCATCCGGGTCCAGCAGGAACGCGGCGGAGCCGCTCGGGCGGTGGCGGCGGGCGCCTAGCCCTTCTTCGCCGGGCGCACGGGCACGGAGACCTGGGTGTTCTCCCAGGAGATGTTCAGCGCGGTGCCCTTGTCATCGAAGGCGATGGTGAGCGCCTCGTAGGTGTCCGCGGACTTCTTCGCCGGCACGTCCACGCGCAGGACGTCGTTGTCCTTGTTGTACTTGTAGGCGCCCCACTGGCCCACGTCCTTGTTGACGATGAGCGTCCACTTGTCGGCCTGGGGAATGGCGAAGAGCGAGTAGGTGCCGGCCGGGAGCTTCTTGCCAGCGAACTCGATGTCCGCGGTCGCGGTGAGCTCCGTGGCGGCGTTCGCACCCAGGCGCCACACCTCGCCCTGCGGCACCAGCTTGCCGAAGATGACGCGCTTCTGGCCGGTCTTCGGGTCCTGGAGGCGGGGCGAGCCGTAGGTCACCTTCACGTACGTGGCGTCATCCAGCTTCTTGGCCGCCATCTGGAGCGGGCTGGCGGGGGCCTTCTCGGGCGGAATGGACTTCTGCGCCAGGGCCGGCGTGGCCGCGAGGAACGCGAGCGCGGCCAGGGTGGGCAGGCTCAGGCGCGACGTCAGTCGAAAGTTCGTCATGGGTTGAATCCCTCTGTCTGGAGGAGTGGGCGAAGCGGCGACGGAACCTATCATCCCCG
Above is a window of Pyxidicoccus xibeiensis DNA encoding:
- a CDS encoding M16 family metallopeptidase; the encoded protein is MRSLLGAVALAAFTGCATTQEAPKPETTEPPATTAAQAPADKPAEPAPAQKLQVPVDYFKLDNGLKVVLSRDTTAPTAVIAVYYNIGFRIEPKDRTGFAHLFEHMMFQGSQNLGKMEFIRLIQKNGGVLNGSTRFDFTNYFEIVPANALEPMLWAEADRMRGLAVTQENLKNQQGVVMNEVKVNVLNRPYGGFPWLDMPQVANTNWYNAHNFYGDLKDLEAATLEDVSAFFKTYYAPNNAVLVLVGDFEPEQAKGWVQKYFSSIPSVPQPPQPDISEPRQEKEKRHDKHDSLAQRPALAIGYHMPPVGTPEHYAMALVDEVLLQGNDSMLYQQLVQQKGLTGGVEGGVNLLGNHWNYNGPMQWTAYLYHDADTSLETLLKEFDAAVEQLRSRPIDAETLARARVKARSRLYGQMEGFLGFGRADLLASFALFFDDPARINRLEDELMKVTPELIQKTAREYLRRDNRTILTVTPAAKSAATSKTP
- a CDS encoding DUF4136 domain-containing protein, which translates into the protein MRMLPRLACPLLTLLLAACAGIDVSTQYDSSAARESGGFRTYAWVPPPPGQAPRVFSGDMDISVEKSVDAYLQARGYQQVEASASPSFLIDWGGAVSSRTRLVPSIGRGPEMTPRQGMNPYPNATPPPSGREYSKGVLDLDIMEARTQKLVWRGTARGDLPPEPRAEEVQDWLNEAVSKLLGDFRARAGKR
- a CDS encoding LysR substrate-binding domain-containing protein, which gives rise to MSRPSLYALQGFVAAARHGNLSHAAQSLHLTVSALSHQIRGLEEQLGQRLFVRKARGVELTADGQRLFERVAEHLEAIEQAMRPYRARRDDVLTITVLPSFATSWLVPRLPGFVDLHPRLEINLQSTADLVDFERDLGIDAGLRFGHGEWPGLRTVHLFDDWVMPSASPALLERLGRPTLRTLERFPLLSAAGNWSRWFETYGGTPPRRFVATFDDSETMLRAAVEGLGVALGRSTLMRPLVKAGLLVPLFSERLKSDKAYHLVYPPRSDDHAGLVAFREWLLAEARSYAALDSTPPPVEVRAPAGQRGTARKAR
- a CDS encoding DUF2911 domain-containing protein — its product is MTNFRLTSRLSLPTLAALAFLAATPALAQKSIPPEKAPASPLQMAAKKLDDATYVKVTYGSPRLQDPKTGQKRVIFGKLVPQGEVWRLGANAATELTATADIEFAGKKLPAGTYSLFAIPQADKWTLIVNKDVGQWGAYKYNKDNDVLRVDVPAKKSADTYEALTIAFDDKGTALNISWENTQVSVPVRPAKKG